A region from the Azospirillum fermentarium genome encodes:
- a CDS encoding YchJ family protein: MTDCHCGSGRSFAECCGPYLSGAALPPTAEALMRSRYSAFCTQNVDYLHDTLLPSTRHDFNREHVAEWAANSQWTGLEVRRAVKGGENDAEGDVEFVARFTVKGENYVHHETGTFAKEDGRWYYVDGIMGQKPRTAPKVGRNDPCTCGSGKKYKKCCGAAA, encoded by the coding sequence ATGACCGATTGCCACTGCGGCTCCGGCCGTTCCTTCGCCGAGTGCTGCGGCCCCTACCTGTCGGGTGCGGCCCTGCCGCCCACGGCGGAGGCGCTGATGCGCTCGCGTTATTCCGCCTTCTGCACCCAGAACGTGGATTATCTGCACGACACGCTGCTGCCCTCCACCCGTCACGACTTCAACCGCGAGCACGTGGCCGAATGGGCCGCCAACAGCCAGTGGACCGGGCTGGAGGTGCGCCGCGCCGTCAAGGGCGGGGAGAACGACGCGGAAGGCGACGTGGAGTTCGTCGCCCGCTTCACGGTCAAGGGCGAGAACTACGTCCACCACGAAACCGGCACCTTCGCCAAGGAGGATGGCCGCTGGTACTACGTGGACGGCATCATGGGCCAGAAGCCGCGCACCGCGCCGAAGGTCGGCCGCAACGACCCCTGCACCTGCGGGTCGGGCAAGAAGTACAAGAAGTGCTGCGGCGCCGCGGCGTAA
- a CDS encoding hybrid sensor histidine kinase/response regulator, translating into MISTDLDREAGGDIQDASILVVDDNLANVELLREILTHTGYRRVRGETDPRKVPGLLRAEVFDLILLDIRMPFISGFELMEQAKAIYAGDHVPVLVLTAQTDQDTRRRSLEMGANDFLTKPFITWELLHRVRNMLEIRTLYRRAAALNRELEQRVSERTAELSEALADARQANRAKLDFLAVMSHELRTPLNSIIGFAEVMAAQSLGPLGHPEYREYVAMIEESGKTLLTMVNSILDYTRGTTGAIELLESEVRLPQLLDACLAMIHPKAQARQVRVSRQGCPAVSLRADQRRLREIILNLLDNAVKFNRPGGSATLAASLSADRLTVSVTDDGPGVPDALAQRIFSPFTHSDAVRARRHEGIGLGLPIAQRYAELHGGTVELAQAPGGGTVASVHLPIDRLLTRCEPEALN; encoded by the coding sequence ATGATATCCACGGATCTTGACCGGGAAGCGGGCGGCGATATTCAGGACGCCTCCATCCTGGTCGTTGACGACAATCTGGCCAACGTCGAACTTCTGCGCGAGATTCTGACGCACACCGGCTATCGCCGCGTGCGGGGGGAAACCGACCCGCGCAAGGTGCCCGGCCTGTTGCGGGCCGAGGTGTTCGACCTGATCCTGCTGGACATCCGCATGCCCTTCATCAGCGGGTTCGAGCTGATGGAACAGGCCAAGGCCATCTATGCCGGCGACCATGTGCCGGTGCTGGTGCTGACCGCCCAGACCGACCAGGACACCCGCCGCCGGTCGCTGGAGATGGGGGCCAACGATTTCCTGACCAAGCCCTTCATCACCTGGGAACTGCTGCACCGCGTGCGCAACATGCTGGAGATCCGCACGCTCTACCGCCGCGCCGCCGCCCTCAACCGCGAACTGGAGCAGCGGGTGTCGGAACGCACCGCCGAACTGTCGGAGGCGCTGGCCGACGCGCGGCAGGCCAACCGGGCCAAGCTGGATTTCCTGGCGGTGATGAGCCACGAGCTGCGCACGCCGCTGAATTCCATCATCGGCTTCGCCGAGGTGATGGCGGCGCAGTCGCTGGGGCCGCTGGGCCACCCGGAATACCGCGAATACGTGGCCATGATCGAGGAAAGCGGCAAGACGCTGCTGACCATGGTCAATTCGATCCTGGACTACACCCGCGGCACCACCGGGGCCATCGAACTGCTGGAGTCGGAAGTGCGGCTTCCCCAGCTTCTCGACGCCTGTCTGGCGATGATCCACCCCAAGGCGCAGGCCCGCCAGGTGCGGGTGAGCCGCCAGGGATGCCCGGCGGTCAGCCTGCGCGCCGACCAGCGGCGGCTGCGCGAGATCATCCTGAACCTGCTGGACAACGCGGTGAAGTTCAACCGCCCCGGCGGCTCCGCGACGCTGGCGGCCAGCCTGTCGGCGGACCGGCTCACGGTGTCGGTGACGGACGACGGCCCCGGCGTTCCCGACGCGCTGGCCCAGCGCATCTTCAGCCCCTTCACCCACAGCGACGCGGTGCGCGCCCGCCGTCACGAGGGCATCGGCCTTGGCCTGCCCATCGCCCAGCGCTACGCCGAACTGCACGGCGGCACGGTGGAACTGGCCCAGGCGCCGGGAGGCGGGACGGTGGCCAGCGTCCACCTGCCCATCGACCGGCTTCTGACCCGGTGCGAACCGGAAGCGCTGAACTGA
- a CDS encoding ABC transporter permease, with amino-acid sequence MMRQAAVQRVMPWLVVIGLFLVWEVACHALAVPQYILPAPSVVFGTTVRYAGPLWDHSVHTLMTTLAGFAVAVVGGVLLGMAVGASPLVYHGLYPVLIGFNAIPKVAVVPVLVVWFGIGTVPAILTAFMISFFPIAVNVATGLATLEPELEDVLRSLGAKRWDILVKVGLPRSLPYFFASLKVAVTLAFVGSVIAETVASNEGIGYLMLQASSRFDIPLVFAGLLVIAAMGVVMYFLFAAVEGRMTGWATRRTAPVAD; translated from the coding sequence ATGATGCGGCAGGCGGCGGTGCAGCGGGTGATGCCGTGGCTGGTGGTGATCGGCCTGTTCCTGGTGTGGGAGGTGGCCTGCCACGCCCTGGCGGTGCCGCAATACATCCTGCCGGCCCCGTCGGTGGTGTTCGGCACCACCGTCCGGTACGCCGGCCCCCTGTGGGATCATTCGGTCCACACGCTGATGACCACGCTGGCGGGGTTCGCCGTGGCGGTGGTGGGCGGGGTGCTGCTGGGCATGGCGGTGGGCGCCTCGCCGCTGGTCTATCACGGGTTGTACCCGGTGCTGATCGGGTTCAACGCCATCCCGAAGGTGGCGGTGGTGCCGGTGCTGGTGGTGTGGTTCGGCATCGGCACGGTGCCGGCCATCCTCACCGCCTTCATGATCAGCTTCTTTCCCATCGCGGTGAACGTGGCCACCGGCCTCGCCACCCTGGAGCCGGAGCTTGAGGACGTGCTGCGCTCGCTGGGGGCGAAACGCTGGGACATTCTGGTGAAGGTGGGGCTGCCGCGGTCGCTGCCCTACTTCTTCGCCTCGCTCAAGGTGGCGGTGACGCTGGCCTTCGTCGGCTCGGTGATCGCCGAGACGGTGGCGTCGAACGAGGGCATCGGCTACCTGATGCTGCAGGCGTCGTCGCGGTTCGACATCCCGCTGGTGTTCGCCGGGCTGCTGGTGATCGCTGCCATGGGGGTGGTGATGTATTTCCTGTTCGCCGCCGTGGAAGGGCGGATGACCGGGTGGGCCACCCGCCGCACGGCCCCCGTGGCGGATTGA
- a CDS encoding ABC transporter substrate-binding protein: MASSRLKLSRIVALAAGTLMAALGAAQAGTPVKVTLDWAFQGPQAPFLLAAERGYFTAEGLDVTIDRGEGSGAVPPRVASGAYDIGFGDINPMIRFVAEKGVPLQAVAVLYDASPLSVIALKKAGVTAPKDLAGKRLAAPETDSGRQIFPAFAKAVGIDPAAVTWQTVSPQLRETMLVQGQVDAISGFLTTGILTLKAAGVKEQDMVVLRYRDYGVTLYSNALITSTAFARSKPEALAGFVRAVLKAHIEAVKDPDAAIAALKKRDPLIDPAIEKERMLLAFNELMLSPEAKANGLGGIDPARMQTALDILKATYGYAAALTPGDVFTDGFLPPKDARTLP; encoded by the coding sequence ATGGCGTCGTCCCGTTTGAAACTGTCCCGCATCGTGGCGTTGGCTGCCGGCACCCTGATGGCGGCGCTGGGCGCGGCCCAGGCGGGCACGCCGGTGAAGGTCACCCTGGACTGGGCGTTCCAGGGGCCGCAGGCGCCATTCCTGCTGGCCGCCGAACGCGGCTATTTCACCGCCGAGGGGCTGGACGTGACCATCGACCGCGGCGAAGGGTCGGGGGCGGTGCCGCCGCGGGTCGCCTCGGGCGCCTATGACATCGGCTTCGGCGACATCAACCCCATGATCCGCTTCGTGGCGGAAAAGGGCGTGCCGCTGCAGGCGGTGGCCGTGCTCTACGACGCCTCGCCCCTGTCGGTGATCGCGCTGAAGAAGGCGGGGGTGACCGCACCCAAGGATCTGGCCGGCAAGCGGCTGGCGGCACCGGAGACGGATTCCGGCCGCCAGATCTTTCCCGCCTTCGCCAAGGCCGTCGGCATCGACCCGGCGGCGGTGACGTGGCAGACCGTCTCCCCCCAGCTTCGGGAAACCATGCTGGTGCAGGGACAGGTGGACGCCATTTCCGGCTTTCTCACCACCGGCATCCTGACGCTGAAGGCGGCGGGAGTGAAGGAGCAGGACATGGTGGTCCTGCGCTACCGCGATTACGGTGTGACGCTCTATTCCAACGCGCTGATCACCAGCACGGCGTTCGCCCGGTCCAAGCCCGAGGCGCTGGCCGGCTTCGTCCGCGCGGTGCTGAAGGCCCACATCGAGGCGGTGAAGGATCCCGACGCCGCCATCGCCGCCCTGAAGAAGCGCGATCCGCTGATCGACCCGGCCATCGAGAAGGAACGCATGCTGCTGGCCTTCAACGAGCTGATGCTGAGCCCGGAGGCCAAGGCCAACGGCCTGGGCGGCATCGACCCGGCCCGCATGCAGACGGCGCTGGACATCCTGAAGGCCACCTACGGCTATGCCGCCGCCCTGACGCCGGGGGATGTCTTCACCGACGGCTTCCTGCCGCCCAAGGACGCCCGCACCCTGCCGTAA
- a CDS encoding GNAT family N-acetyltransferase, whose amino-acid sequence MTIIREAVPGDADAIARVHVTSWRSTYPGLLPDSYLVAMSESSAQQRWRSILSSTHLGRRTLVAVEPGDGVVGFGHCGLRRACSQLDGYDGEFYALYLLDEAQGCGIGRRLMGVMAERLLDIGLQSALVWCLAGNPSRWFYERLGGQKVAERPIRFGGSEQKEVAFVWRDLMPLLLDADPKVG is encoded by the coding sequence TTGACCATTATCCGCGAGGCCGTGCCCGGCGATGCCGACGCCATCGCACGGGTGCATGTGACAAGCTGGCGGTCCACCTATCCGGGGCTGCTGCCGGACTCCTATCTGGTTGCCATGTCGGAAAGCTCCGCTCAGCAGCGCTGGCGGTCCATCCTGTCGTCCACCCATCTGGGCCGCCGCACGTTGGTGGCGGTGGAGCCGGGCGATGGGGTGGTGGGGTTCGGCCATTGCGGTCTGCGCCGGGCCTGCTCGCAGCTCGACGGGTACGACGGGGAGTTCTACGCCCTCTACCTGCTGGACGAGGCGCAGGGCTGCGGCATCGGGCGCCGGCTGATGGGGGTGATGGCGGAACGGCTGCTGGACATCGGGCTGCAATCGGCGCTGGTATGGTGTCTGGCCGGCAACCCGTCCCGCTGGTTCTATGAGCGTCTGGGTGGCCAGAAGGTGGCCGAGCGCCCCATCCGCTTCGGCGGGTCGGAGCAGAAGGAGGTCGCCTTCGTCTGGCGCGATCTGATGCCGTTGCTGCTGGACGCCGATCCCAAAGTGGGCTGA
- a CDS encoding ABC transporter ATP-binding protein has product MRPFVELDRVSLTYAGGTLAVDGLSLGVAPGAFAAVVGPSGCGKSTLMKLVTGLVRPGAGGVIVDGHEVAGPLKIAGMAFQNPTLLPWRTTLDNLLLPLEIVEPHRRRLRRERAAYVAKAEQLLARVGLAGFGPRHPWQLSGGMQQRASLCRALIHEPKLLMLDEPFGALDAFTREELWAVLQDVWMERRFTGILVTHDLREAVYLADRVFVLSSRPGRVIAEYAIDLPRPRTLDTTFTPAFGELVHALRDEISRARTMTRDEETA; this is encoded by the coding sequence ATGCGCCCCTTTGTGGAACTGGACCGGGTGTCGCTGACCTATGCCGGCGGCACCCTGGCGGTGGACGGGCTGTCGCTCGGCGTGGCCCCCGGCGCATTCGCCGCGGTGGTCGGCCCGTCGGGCTGCGGCAAATCCACCCTGATGAAGCTGGTGACCGGGCTGGTACGGCCCGGCGCCGGCGGCGTGATCGTCGATGGGCACGAGGTGGCGGGGCCGCTGAAGATCGCCGGCATGGCGTTCCAGAACCCCACGCTGCTGCCCTGGCGCACCACGCTGGACAATCTGCTGCTGCCGCTGGAGATCGTGGAGCCGCACCGCCGCCGGCTGCGCCGCGAGCGGGCGGCCTATGTGGCGAAGGCCGAACAGCTGCTGGCCCGCGTCGGGCTGGCCGGGTTCGGGCCGCGGCATCCGTGGCAATTGTCGGGGGGCATGCAGCAGCGCGCCTCCCTCTGCCGGGCGCTGATCCACGAGCCCAAGCTGCTGATGCTGGACGAGCCGTTCGGCGCGCTCGACGCCTTCACCCGCGAGGAGCTGTGGGCGGTATTGCAGGACGTGTGGATGGAGCGGCGCTTTACCGGCATCCTGGTCACCCATGATTTGCGCGAGGCGGTCTATCTGGCCGACCGGGTGTTCGTGCTGTCCAGCCGGCCGGGGCGGGTGATCGCGGAATACGCCATCGACCTGCCGCGCCCGCGCACGCTGGACACCACCTTCACCCCCGCCTTCGGCGAACTGGTCCATGCGTTGCGCGACGAGATCAGCCGCGCCCGCACCATGACACGGGACGAGGAGACGGCATGA